A genomic segment from Capra hircus breed San Clemente chromosome 7, ASM170441v1, whole genome shotgun sequence encodes:
- the CANX gene encoding calnexin, which produces MEGKWLLCMLLVLGTALVQAHDGHDDDVIDIEDDLDDVIEEVEDSKPKPDASSPPSPKVTYKAPVPTGEVYFADSFDRGTLSGWILSKAKKDDTDDEIAKYDGKWEVDEMKETKLPGDKGLVLMSRAKHHAISTKLNKPFIFDTKPLIVQYEVNFQNGIECGGAYVKLLSKTPELNLDQFHDKTPYTIMFGPDKCGEDYKLHFIFRHKNPKTGVYEEKHAKRPDADLKTYFTDKKTHLYTLILNPDNSFEILVDQSVVNSGNLLNDMTPPVNPSREIEDPEDRKPEDWDERPKIPDPDAVKPDDWDEDAPAKIPDEEATKPEGWLDDEPEYVPDPDAERPEDWDEDMDGEWEAPQIANPKCESAPGCGVWQRPMIDNPNYKGRWKPPMIDNPNYQGIWKPRKIPNPDFFEDLEPFKMTPFSAIGLELWSMTSDIFFDNFIVCGDRRVVDDWANDGWGLKKAADGASEPGVVGQMIEAAEERPWLWVVYILTVALPVFLVILFCCSGKKQASPVEYKKTDAPQPDVKEDEEEKEEEKEKGDEEEEGEEKLEEKQKSDVEEDGDTVSQEEEDRKPKAEEEEILNRSPRNRKPRRE; this is translated from the exons ATGGAAGGGAAGTGGTTGCTGTGTATGTTACTGGTCCTTGGAACTGCTCTTGTTCAAGCTCATGATGGACATGACGATGATGTGATTGACATTGAGGATGACCTTGATGACGTCATTGAAGAGGTAGAAGACTCGAAACCGAAGCCAGATGCCAGCAGTCCGCCATCGCCAAAG GTCACCTACAAAGCTCCAGTTCCAACTGGGGAAGTGTATTTTGCTGATTCTTTTGACAGAGGAACTCTGTCAGG GTGGATTTTATCCAAAGCCAAGAAAGATGACACTGATGACGAAATTGCCAAATATGATG GAAAATGGGAGGTAGATGAAATGAAGGAAACGAAACTTCCAGGCGATAAAGGACTTGTGTTGATGTCTCGGGCCAAACACCATGCTATCTCTACTAAGCTAAACAAGCCCTTCATCTTCGATACCAAGCCTCTCATTGTTCA GTATgaagttaatttccaaaatgggaTAGAATGTGGCGGTGCCTATGTGAAACTACTTTCCAAAACCCCAGAGCTCAATCTG GATCAGTTCCACGACAAGACCCCCTATACGATTATGTTTGGTCCAGATAAATGTGGAGAGGACTATAAATTGCACTTCATCTTCCGCCACAAAAACCCCAAAACAGGTGTATATGAAGAAAAGCATGCTAAGAGGCCAGATGCAGATCTGAAGACCTATTTTACTGATAAGAAAACACATCTTTATACATTAA tcttgAATCCAGATAATAGTTTTGAAATATTAGTGGACCAATCTGTTGTGAACAGTGGGAATCTGTTAAATGACATGACTCCTCCTGTAAATCCTTCACGTGAAATTGAGGACCCAGAAGACCGGAAGCCTGAAGATTGGGATGAAAGACCAAAAATACCAGATCCTGATGCTGTCAAACCAGATGACTG GGATGAGGATGCCCCTGCTAAGATTCCAGATGAAGAAGCTACGAAGCCCGAAGGCTGGTTAGATGATGAGCCTGAGTATGTGCCTGACCCAGACGCAGAGAGGCCGGAGGACTG GGATGAAGATATGGATGGAGAATGGGAGGCTCCTCAGATTGCCAACCCTAAGTGTGAGTCGGCCCCTGGGTGCGGTGTCTGGCAGCGACCCATGATTGACAACCCTAATTACAAGGGCAGATGGAAGCCCCCCATGATTGACAACCCTAACTACCAG GGAATCTGGAAACCACGGAAAATACCAAATCCAGATTTCTTTGAAGATCTAGAGCCTTTCAAAATGACTCCTTTTAGTGCTATTGGTTTGGAACTTTGGTCTATGACTTCGGACATTTTCTTCGACAACTTTATTGTTTGTGGTGATCGAAGAGTAGTTGACGATTGGGCCAATGATGGATGGGGTCTGAAGAAAGCTGCAGATGGGGCTTCTGAG CCAGGGGTAGTGGGGCAGATGATTGAAGCAGCTGAGGAGCGCCCATGGCTCTGGGTGGTCTACATTTTGACTGTAGCTCTGCCCGTGTTTCTTGTCATCCTCTTCTGCTGTTCTGGAAAG AAACAGGCCAGTCCTGTGGAATACAAAAAGACTGATGCTCCTCAGCCAGATGTGAAGGAggatgaagaagaaaaggaagaggagaaggaaaagggggatGAAGAGGAGGAAGGTGAAGAGAAACTTG aagagaagcaaaaaagtgatgttgaagaagatgGTGACACTGTCAGTCAAGAGGAGGAAGACAGGAAACCTAAAGCAGAG GAGGAGGAAATTTTGAACAGATCACCAAGAAACAGAAAGCCGAGAAGAGAGTGA